A genome region from Coffea arabica cultivar ET-39 chromosome 7e, Coffea Arabica ET-39 HiFi, whole genome shotgun sequence includes the following:
- the LOC113701824 gene encoding uncharacterized protein isoform X1 produces MAYPAPLIHHSPRMLSLPSSNSNFINTNYTGKNSSNNSSNNNNHNQNNISNSCSSSPYCSCSSSSSSSADNRQQSNSDFIAFSGTKKIWKHQGFRAHAMSSTQSNVASPKGIYNLKDEPDHLLVLVHGILASPSDWTYVEAELKKRVGRNFLIYASSCNSYTKTFTGIDGAGKRLADEVMQVVRKQETLKKISFLAHSLGGLFARYAISVLYTPNNSGHPYDLSASTKGLIAGLEPINFITLATPHLGVRGNKQLPFLLGVPFLEKIAAPLAPIFIGRTGSQLFLTDGKPNKPPLLLRMASDCEDGKFISALGAFRCRVLYANVSYDHMVGWRTSSIRRETELVKPPQRSLDGYQHVVDVEYCPPVSSSSPHFPPEAAKAKEAAQNAPTMQNTLEYHEIVEEEMIRGLQQLGWKKVDVSFHSAFWPFFAHNNIHVKNEWFHNAGAGVIAHVADAINQQEKQQESCAYITASL; encoded by the exons ATGGCTTATCCGGCGCCTTTGATTCACCATTCCCCTCGGATGCTTAGCCTCCCAAGCTCCAATTCCAATTTTATCAATACTAATTATACCGGTAAAAATAGTAGCAATAatagtagtaataataataatcataatcaGAATAATATTAGTAATTCCTGTTCTTCTTCGCCGTATTGTTCCTGCTCTTCTTCTTCGTCGTCGTCGGCGGATAATCGGCAACAGAGTAATTCGGATTTCATCGCTTTTTCCG GCACAAAGAAGATCTGGAAACATCAAGGCTTTAGAGCTCACGCTATGAGTTCAACCCAGAGTAATGTTGCATCACCAAAGGGCATTTATAATTTGAAAGATGAGCCAGATCATCTGCTTGTCCTTGTTCATGGGATCTTGGCAAG CCCTAGTGACTGGACATATGTAGAAGCAGAGTTGAAGAAGCGGGTGGGAAGAAACTTTTTGATATACG CAAGTTCTTGTAACAGTTATACCAAAACATTCACTGGGATTGATGGAGCTGGCAAGAGATTAGCAGATGAA GTAATGCAGGTTGTTAGAAAACAAGAAACCCTGAAAAAGATATCATTCTTAGCCCATTCGCTTGGTGGATTGTTTGCAAGATatgcaatttctgtcctttaTACGCCAAATAACTCAGGTCATCCCTATGATCTTTCTGCTTCTACAAAAGGATTAATTGCTGGGCTTGAACCTATCAATTTTATTACCTTGGCTACACCGCATCTCGGAGTGAGAGGGAATAAACAG cttccatttcttcttggaGTCCCCTTCTTGGAGAAGATTGCTGCACCACTCGCCCCCATTTTCATTGGCCGAACTGGTAGTCAGCTCTTCCTTACTGATGGCAAGCCCAACAAACCTCCTTTGCTGTTGCGAATGGCATCTGATTGTGAGGATGGGAAATTTAT ATCTGCCCTTGGTGCTTTCAGATGCCGTGTCCTCTATGCTAATGTTTCTTATGACC ATATGGTTGGTTGGCGTACATCTTCAATCAGAAGGGAGACAGAACTTGTGAAG CCCCCTCAGCGTTCGCTGGATGGTTACCAACATGTAGTAGATGTTGAATATTGTCCACCTGTTTCGTCCAGCAGTCCCCATTTTCCTCCAGAAGCTGCTAAAGCAAAAGAGGCAGCTCAAAATGCACCGACCATGCAGAATACATTGGAATATCATGAAATTGTGGAAG AGGAAATGATACGTGGACTACAACAATTGGGGTGGAAGAAAGTTGATGTCAGCTTTCACTCGGCATTCTGGCCCTTCTTCGCTCATAACAACATTCAT GTGAAAAATGAATGGTTTCATAATGCTGGGGCTGGAGTCATTGCTCATGTTGCGGATGCCATAAATCAACAAGAGAAGCAGCAAGAGTCTTGCGCCTATATTACTGCTAGCTTGTAG
- the LOC113701824 gene encoding putative lipase C4A8.10 isoform X2: MAYPAPLIHHSPRMLSLPSSNSNFINTNYTGKNSSNNSSNNNNHNQNNISNSCSSSPYCSCSSSSSSSADNRQQSNSDFIAFSGTKKIWKHQGFRAHAMSSTQSNVASPKGIYNLKDEPDHLLVLVHGILASPSDWTYVEAELKKRVGRNFLIYASSCNSYTKTFTGIDGAGKRLADEVMQVVRKQETLKKISFLAHSLGGLFARYAISVLYTPNNSGHPYDLSASTKGLIAGLEPINFITLATPHLGVRGNKQLPFLLGVPFLEKIAAPLAPIFIGRTGSQLFLTDGKPNKPPLLLRMASDCEDGKFISALGAFRCRVLYANVSYDHMVGWRTSSIRRETELVKPPQRSLDGYQHVTMFTNSVLHVYVRYFKCKSFFKKCRSNNMTALTTFLRMIK, from the exons ATGGCTTATCCGGCGCCTTTGATTCACCATTCCCCTCGGATGCTTAGCCTCCCAAGCTCCAATTCCAATTTTATCAATACTAATTATACCGGTAAAAATAGTAGCAATAatagtagtaataataataatcataatcaGAATAATATTAGTAATTCCTGTTCTTCTTCGCCGTATTGTTCCTGCTCTTCTTCTTCGTCGTCGTCGGCGGATAATCGGCAACAGAGTAATTCGGATTTCATCGCTTTTTCCG GCACAAAGAAGATCTGGAAACATCAAGGCTTTAGAGCTCACGCTATGAGTTCAACCCAGAGTAATGTTGCATCACCAAAGGGCATTTATAATTTGAAAGATGAGCCAGATCATCTGCTTGTCCTTGTTCATGGGATCTTGGCAAG CCCTAGTGACTGGACATATGTAGAAGCAGAGTTGAAGAAGCGGGTGGGAAGAAACTTTTTGATATACG CAAGTTCTTGTAACAGTTATACCAAAACATTCACTGGGATTGATGGAGCTGGCAAGAGATTAGCAGATGAA GTAATGCAGGTTGTTAGAAAACAAGAAACCCTGAAAAAGATATCATTCTTAGCCCATTCGCTTGGTGGATTGTTTGCAAGATatgcaatttctgtcctttaTACGCCAAATAACTCAGGTCATCCCTATGATCTTTCTGCTTCTACAAAAGGATTAATTGCTGGGCTTGAACCTATCAATTTTATTACCTTGGCTACACCGCATCTCGGAGTGAGAGGGAATAAACAG cttccatttcttcttggaGTCCCCTTCTTGGAGAAGATTGCTGCACCACTCGCCCCCATTTTCATTGGCCGAACTGGTAGTCAGCTCTTCCTTACTGATGGCAAGCCCAACAAACCTCCTTTGCTGTTGCGAATGGCATCTGATTGTGAGGATGGGAAATTTAT ATCTGCCCTTGGTGCTTTCAGATGCCGTGTCCTCTATGCTAATGTTTCTTATGACC ATATGGTTGGTTGGCGTACATCTTCAATCAGAAGGGAGACAGAACTTGTGAAG CCCCCTCAGCGTTCGCTGGATGGTTACCAACATGTAACCATGTTTACCAACAGCGTTCTACATGTTTATGTTCGATATTttaaatgcaagtcttttttcaaaaaatgtagAAGCAATAACATGACTGCGTTGACCACCTTTTTAAGAATGATAAAATGA